The following are from one region of the Mixophyes fleayi isolate aMixFle1 chromosome 7, aMixFle1.hap1, whole genome shotgun sequence genome:
- the LOC142098659 gene encoding QRFP-like peptide receptor has product MNSSARTLEYNYSLLDFTIKANLSMQIFGNDSKELDVEELQKMLFLFVKEPITISLTAMYILSFVVGIIGNIMSIKVLTGKRTGRTSSLSATRSLLINLAICDLMVVCVCMPITVGNLIYKAWVYGDFLCRAVPFIQAVSVSASVLSLTVISINRYYNVHNPLNARSFFTQKKIYGTIVVVWVLSSSICLPLIFMNKRDEIEIVPGLPLVFPICREIWPHVMFKQAYNFLLFCALYCLPVLFNLVICFLTIRKLWRSSGNFKECDSRNQSLPVSRLKVRKKIAKMVVTLVSLFAVSWLPVYILDIWIDFNIPKPSQDVTPSAWILQLRPFAQWLGLTNSSLNPICYCFVGDLYRSAKQMKSMYHNRMVSLFSFSFSDSSPPSIPKLLSYKNSLHTSKRSKLNCPISLGGKCENCYPVISVSETPGLASHPLSLEPII; this is encoded by the coding sequence ATGAATTCCTCTGCTCGTACTCTGGAGTACAACTATTCTCTACTAGACTTCACCATCAAGGCCAATCTGTCTATGCAGATATTTGGAAATGACAGCAAGGAACTGGATGTGGAGGAACTTCAGAAAATGTTATTTCTCTTTGTTAAAGAACCTATTACCATAAGCCTCACTGCCATGTACATCCTGTCCTTTGTTGTAGGTATTATTGGTAATATAATGTCTATTAAAGTGCTGACTGGGAAACGGACAGGTAGGACATCCAGTTTGAGTGCCACCAGAAGCCTTCTTATCAATTTGGCTATTTGTGACCTGATGGTGGTTTGCGTGTGTATGCCGATCACAGTTGGCAACTTGATCTACAAAGCCTGGGTATATGGTGATTTCCTTTGTAGGGCAGTGCCCTTCATCCAAGCTGTGTCCGTTTCAGCCAGCGTACTTAGTCTTACAGTCATTAGCATTAATAGGTACTATAATGTACACAATCCATTAAACGCTAGATCTTTTTTTACCCAGAAGAAAATATATGGCACCATTGTGGTAGTGTGGGTATTGTCCTCCAGTATCTGCCTGCCTCTGATATTCATGAATAAAAGGGATGAGATAGAGATAGTCCCAGGCTTACCTTTAGTGTTCCCTATATGCAGAGAAATTTGGCCACATGTCATGTTTAAACAAGCCTATAATTTCCTCTTGTTCTGCGCATTATATTGCCTACCAGTCCTCTTCAACTTGGTCATTTGCTTCCTTACCATACGTAAACTATGGAGATCCTCCGGGAATTTTAAAGAGTGTGACTCTAGAAACCAGTCTTTGCCAGTCTCCAGACTTAAGGTCAGGAAAAAGATTGCCAAAATGGTGGTCACCTTGGTGTCACTTTTTGCGGTTTCGTGGCTTCCTGTTTACATATTGGACATTTGGATTGACTTCAACATCCCAAAACCATCTCAAGATGTTACTCCCTCAGCGTGGATTCTTCAATTGAGACCTTTCGCTCAGTGGCTTGGACTCACGAACTCCAGCCTTAATCCAATATGTTATTGTTTTGTGGGAGATTTGTACCGGTCAGCCAAGCAAATGAAGAGCATGTACCACAACAGGATGGTTTCACTATTTAGCTTCTCATTTTCAGATTCATCTCCACCATCAATACCTAAACTGCTGTCTTACAAGAACTCCTTACATACCAGCAAAAGGTCCAAACTGAACTGCCCAATATCATTGGGGGGGAAATGTGAGAACTGCTACCCTGTAATCAGTGTAAGTGAAACACCTGGTCTAGCCAGCCACCCATTGTCCCTGGAACCAATCATATAG